A genomic segment from Candidatus Dependentiae bacterium encodes:
- a CDS encoding DNA-3-methyladenine glycosylase I — MPQEKIRCFGNGAGKEFYAEYHDNEWAIPVHDDRHLFEMLILEGAQAGLSWETVLKKREGYRTAFHNFDPRKVALITDSELEALRNNPDIIRNRLKIYSTRQNAQAFLKIQQEFGSFDTYLWKFVHGKPIKNNWATIQNAPTSTPISDALSKDLKKRGMNFIGSTIMYSFMQAIGMVNDHSINCWLHSI; from the coding sequence ATGCCTCAAGAAAAAATACGTTGTTTTGGCAATGGCGCTGGCAAAGAATTTTATGCAGAATATCACGACAACGAATGGGCAATTCCGGTACATGACGATCGCCATTTATTTGAAATGCTCATCCTAGAAGGCGCACAAGCAGGACTAAGTTGGGAAACAGTGCTTAAAAAACGAGAGGGTTATCGCACAGCATTTCATAATTTTGATCCGCGCAAAGTTGCGCTCATAACTGATAGTGAACTCGAAGCCTTGCGTAATAACCCAGACATCATTCGCAATCGATTAAAGATTTATAGCACGCGTCAAAATGCACAGGCGTTTTTGAAGATACAACAAGAATTTGGTTCTTTCGATACGTATCTCTGGAAATTTGTACACGGCAAACCAATTAAAAATAATTGGGCGACTATACAAAATGCGCCAACCTCAACACCAATAAGCGATGCACTATCAAAAGATTTAAAAAAAAGAGGAATGAATTTTATTGGCTCAACTATTATGTATTCGTTTATGCAAGCAATTGGCATGGTGAACGATCATAGCATTAACTGTTGGCTGCATTCCATATAA